In Streptomyces sp. NBC_00091, the following proteins share a genomic window:
- a CDS encoding NAD(P)/FAD-dependent oxidoreductase: protein MGGTVQREHVRVAVIGSGFGGLGAAVRLRREGITDFVVLERADSVGGTWRDNSYPGCACDVPSHLYSFSFAPNPDWPRTFSGQPAIRAYLEHVADTFGLRRHIRLGHEVLMTRWDAEELRWEIETSAGGLTADVVVSATGPLSDPKMPEIPGLAQFPGKVFHSARWDHDYDLRGKRVAMIGTGASAIQIVPAIAPEAERLTLFQRTPPWVLPRSDRAISAVERWLHRQLPFTQAARRGLLWGIRELQVSAFCKRPNQLGLIESLAKANMARSIKDPALRARLTPSYRIGCKRILLSSEYYPALARPDVDLVDSGLKEIRGSVLVAADGTETEVDAIIFGTGFHVTDMPIADRVVGADGQTLADAWKDGMQALRGATAAGFPNWMTIIGPNTGLGNSSMILMIESQLNYMADYLRQLTLLDGSSLGGRTALAARPSAVNQWNRQVQARMERTVWNTGGCTSWYLDSQGRNTTVWPGTTGEFRRETRTVDLSEYEVVRVRERGRVPAAAAAAAAAAAAAPVAAAVPAAPAEGAA, encoded by the coding sequence ATGGGCGGCACGGTTCAGCGCGAGCACGTACGGGTGGCGGTGATCGGGTCCGGCTTCGGCGGGCTCGGGGCGGCCGTGCGGCTGCGGCGCGAGGGGATCACGGACTTCGTCGTCCTCGAGCGGGCCGACTCCGTCGGCGGCACCTGGCGCGACAACAGCTATCCCGGGTGCGCCTGCGACGTGCCCTCGCACCTGTACTCGTTCTCCTTCGCACCCAATCCCGACTGGCCGCGGACCTTCTCCGGGCAGCCGGCCATCCGCGCGTACCTGGAGCACGTGGCCGACACCTTCGGGCTGCGCCGGCACATCCGGCTCGGCCACGAGGTCCTGATGACGCGCTGGGACGCGGAAGAGCTGCGCTGGGAGATCGAGACCTCGGCGGGCGGGCTGACCGCCGACGTCGTGGTGTCGGCGACCGGACCGCTGTCCGACCCGAAGATGCCCGAGATCCCCGGGCTCGCGCAGTTCCCCGGCAAGGTCTTCCACTCCGCGCGCTGGGACCACGACTACGACCTGCGCGGCAAGCGCGTCGCCATGATCGGTACGGGTGCCTCCGCGATCCAGATCGTGCCCGCCATCGCCCCCGAGGCGGAACGGCTCACGCTGTTCCAGCGCACCCCGCCCTGGGTCCTGCCGCGCTCCGACCGGGCCATAAGCGCCGTCGAACGCTGGCTGCACCGGCAGCTGCCCTTCACCCAGGCGGCCCGGCGCGGGCTGCTGTGGGGGATCCGCGAGCTCCAGGTCAGCGCCTTCTGCAAGCGGCCGAACCAGCTCGGGCTGATCGAATCGCTGGCCAAGGCCAATATGGCGCGCTCGATCAAGGACCCGGCGCTGCGGGCCAGGCTGACGCCCTCGTACCGGATCGGCTGCAAGCGGATCCTGCTCTCCAGCGAGTACTACCCGGCGCTGGCCCGGCCCGACGTGGACCTGGTCGACTCCGGGCTCAAGGAGATCAGGGGCTCGGTCCTCGTCGCCGCCGACGGGACCGAGACCGAGGTGGACGCGATCATCTTCGGCACCGGCTTCCACGTCACGGACATGCCGATCGCCGACCGGGTGGTGGGCGCCGACGGACAGACCCTCGCGGACGCCTGGAAGGACGGGATGCAGGCGCTGCGCGGGGCGACCGCGGCCGGCTTCCCGAACTGGATGACGATCATCGGCCCGAACACCGGCCTCGGGAACAGCTCGATGATCCTGATGATCGAGTCCCAGCTGAACTACATGGCGGACTACCTGCGCCAGCTCACCCTCCTCGACGGCAGCAGCCTGGGCGGGCGCACCGCCCTCGCGGCCCGGCCCTCCGCCGTGAACCAGTGGAACCGGCAGGTCCAGGCACGGATGGAGCGGACCGTGTGGAACACCGGCGGCTGCACCAGCTGGTACCTGGATTCCCAGGGCCGCAACACCACGGTCTGGCCGGGGACGACCGGGGAGTTCCGCCGCGAGACCCGCACGGTCGACCTGTCCGAGTACGAGGTCGTACGGGTGCGCGAGCGCGGCCGCGTCCCGGCCGCCGCCGCCGCAGCCGCCGCAGCCGCCGCAGCCGCCCCGGTCGCCGCGGCCGTCCCCGCCGCCCCGGCCGAGGGTGCGGCATGA
- a CDS encoding SDR family oxidoreductase, whose product MSARRSLEGQVAVVTGAARGVGELLARKLSARGAKIALVGLEPEALKEVSERLHTDSDHWHADVTDHEAMARVAQEVKQRFGKVDIVVANAGVAAGGPFGDSDPVAWRRVIEVNLIGGAVTARAFLPVLMESRGYFLQIASLAAITPAPMMTAYCASKAGVEAFAHSLRAEVGYKGVKVGVGYLSWTDTDMVRGADQDEVMRELRRRLPWPANRTYPLGPAVDRIVAGIERRSAHVYAQWWLRGMQGVRGYLPAAIAASGQREMRRFEPRLAAVSKGLVGAGGAADEQERSRRS is encoded by the coding sequence ATGAGCGCTCGCAGGAGTCTGGAAGGCCAGGTCGCCGTCGTCACCGGCGCCGCCCGCGGGGTCGGCGAACTCCTCGCCCGCAAGCTGTCCGCGCGCGGGGCCAAGATCGCCCTGGTGGGCCTGGAGCCGGAGGCGCTCAAGGAGGTCTCCGAGCGGCTGCACACCGACAGCGACCACTGGCACGCCGACGTCACCGACCACGAGGCGATGGCCCGGGTCGCGCAGGAGGTCAAGCAGCGGTTCGGAAAAGTCGACATAGTCGTCGCCAACGCGGGCGTCGCCGCCGGCGGGCCCTTCGGGGACTCCGACCCCGTGGCCTGGCGGCGCGTCATCGAGGTCAACCTGATCGGCGGGGCCGTCACCGCCCGCGCCTTCCTGCCGGTGCTAATGGAAAGTCGCGGCTACTTCCTACAGATCGCCTCGCTCGCCGCGATCACCCCGGCGCCGATGATGACGGCGTACTGCGCCTCCAAGGCCGGCGTCGAGGCCTTCGCCCACAGCCTGCGCGCCGAGGTCGGCTACAAGGGCGTCAAGGTGGGCGTCGGCTACCTCTCCTGGACCGACACCGACATGGTGCGCGGCGCCGACCAGGACGAGGTGATGCGCGAGCTGCGCCGGCGGCTGCCGTGGCCCGCGAACCGCACCTACCCGCTGGGCCCGGCCGTCGACCGGATCGTCGCCGGGATCGAACGGCGCTCGGCGCACGTGTACGCCCAGTGGTGGCTGCGCGGCATGCAGGGCGTGCGCGGCTACCTGCCCGCGGCGATCGCGGCATCCGGACAGCGCGAGATGAGGCGGTTCGAACCGCGGCTCGCCGCCGTCTCCAAGGGACTCGTGGGGGCGGGCGGGGCGGCCGACGAACAGGAGCGCTCCCGGCGGAGCTGA
- a CDS encoding TetR/AcrR family transcriptional regulator, protein MSSSPPSRGRPRDPRSHEAIVGAAAELVVEVGYAATSIGAVAARAGVGKDTIYRRWPGKPELVFEAVFTTTDDAPPPDTGTLAGDLTVLVQGLVDEFHAPAAAAALPGLLADFAADPELKARIRGDFLAPSKERLLVVFERAVLRGEIAAETPVDLVLDTLAGAVFFHIGLIGEHPHPQLAALLAAVVAKGIEVR, encoded by the coding sequence ATGAGCTCCTCTCCGCCCTCCAGGGGGCGTCCCAGGGATCCCCGGTCGCATGAGGCGATCGTCGGCGCGGCCGCAGAGCTGGTGGTCGAGGTCGGCTACGCCGCGACGTCGATCGGGGCGGTGGCCGCGCGGGCCGGTGTCGGCAAGGACACGATCTACCGGCGGTGGCCGGGCAAGCCGGAGTTGGTCTTCGAGGCCGTCTTCACGACCACCGACGATGCTCCGCCCCCGGACACCGGAACGCTGGCCGGGGATCTGACCGTGCTGGTGCAAGGCCTGGTCGACGAGTTCCACGCGCCCGCCGCAGCGGCGGCGCTTCCGGGGCTGCTCGCCGACTTCGCCGCCGATCCGGAACTGAAGGCGCGCATCCGCGGCGACTTCCTGGCCCCGTCGAAGGAACGGCTGCTGGTCGTCTTCGAACGCGCCGTGCTGCGCGGGGAGATCGCGGCAGAAACACCCGTGGACCTGGTCCTGGACACGCTGGCAGGAGCCGTGTTCTTCCACATCGGGCTGATCGGGGAACACCCTCACCCGCAGCTGGCCGCACTGCTGGCCGCTGTCGTGGCCAAAGGAATCGAGGTCCGATGA
- a CDS encoding GNAT family N-acetyltransferase, whose translation MSHGINLRAVPYDHPDALRLDAQVQVEYQQRYDGEGDATFLDPAMFVPPSGLYLVAYDASGTPVASGGWRGQEKNEEGYSDGDAEIKRMYVVPQARGLGLARRILAELEADAHAAGRRRMVLETGDQQPEAIALYLSSGYALSEKFGYYRFYESSRCMTKPLPAPSS comes from the coding sequence ATGTCTCACGGTATAAACCTCCGCGCCGTGCCGTACGACCACCCGGACGCGCTGCGGCTCGACGCCCAGGTCCAGGTCGAATACCAGCAGCGCTACGACGGCGAGGGCGACGCCACCTTCCTCGACCCCGCGATGTTCGTCCCGCCGAGCGGCCTCTACCTGGTCGCCTACGACGCCTCCGGCACCCCGGTGGCCAGCGGCGGCTGGCGCGGCCAGGAGAAGAACGAGGAGGGCTACTCGGACGGCGACGCCGAGATCAAGCGGATGTACGTCGTCCCGCAGGCCCGCGGCCTGGGCCTGGCCCGCCGCATCCTGGCGGAGCTGGAGGCCGACGCCCACGCGGCGGGCCGCCGCCGCATGGTCCTCGAAACCGGCGACCAGCAGCCGGAGGCCATCGCCCTCTACCTCTCGTCGGGCTACGCCCTGTCCGAGAAGTTCGGCTACTACCGCTTCTACGAGTCCAGCCGCTGCATGACGAAGCCCCTGCCCGCCCCCTCCTCCTGA
- a CDS encoding MerR family transcriptional regulator, giving the protein MTREAEPAVEREYRTEELAEAAGIPVRTLRFYRERKLLPPPRREGRIAWYDDRHLARLRTIAALLERGHTLGGIAELTAAFEKGRDMGQLGELLGIGWSEETPVRLSPEDLADYFEGEVTPENLAASLDLGYVATDGEELVHVSRRLLDVSSALVREGVPLSAVLETGRRVREHADALAALFTELISAHIGPDAIARLRPLAKSVVEAELTMAMDRLHQQLPQTAQAPRTPPAPPTSPTPSPPQAPSS; this is encoded by the coding sequence GTGACCAGAGAGGCGGAGCCCGCCGTGGAGCGCGAGTACCGGACGGAGGAACTGGCCGAGGCGGCCGGCATCCCGGTGCGCACCCTGCGCTTCTACCGCGAGCGCAAGCTGCTCCCGCCGCCCCGCCGCGAGGGCCGGATCGCCTGGTACGACGACCGGCACCTGGCCCGGCTGCGCACGATCGCCGCCCTGCTGGAACGCGGCCACACCCTCGGCGGCATCGCCGAGCTGACCGCCGCCTTCGAGAAGGGCCGCGACATGGGCCAGCTCGGCGAGCTGCTGGGCATCGGCTGGTCGGAGGAGACCCCGGTCCGGCTCTCGCCCGAGGACCTGGCCGACTACTTCGAGGGCGAGGTCACCCCGGAGAACCTGGCGGCCTCGCTCGACCTCGGCTACGTCGCCACCGACGGCGAGGAGCTCGTGCACGTCAGCCGGCGCCTGCTCGACGTCTCCTCGGCCCTGGTCCGCGAGGGCGTACCGCTCTCGGCGGTGCTGGAGACGGGCCGCCGGGTCCGCGAGCACGCGGACGCGCTGGCGGCCCTGTTCACCGAGCTGATCTCCGCCCACATCGGGCCGGACGCGATCGCGCGCCTGCGGCCGCTGGCCAAGAGCGTGGTCGAGGCGGAGCTGACGATGGCGATGGACCGCCTGCACCAGCAGCTCCCTCAGACCGCTCAGGCCCCCCGAACCCCTCCGGCCCCTCCGACCTCTCCCACCCCTTCGCCCCCTCAAGCACCCAGCTCGTAG
- a CDS encoding CoA transferase: protein MTNQDGATAQAWQALGGAAELAERVGYRGPSGLEGPLPVRELARACVGVCGLAAAELAAVRAGGTALDAAPVAVDEGAVATAFVSERHLRVEGRAPVSFAPLSGFWRAADGWVRTHANYPHHEAALVRALGVPGTPEAVREALAGRGAVQAQELVYAQGGLAVAVAEGYGEPQPLVERVRTPGRGRVLGPGALPAAGVRVLDLTRVIAGPVATRTLGVMGADVLRIDSPRLPEADDAYADTGFGKRSALLDLADAGDRGVLEGLLEGADVVVTGYRPGALERFGLGADELLERWPGLVVAELCAWGWRGPWAGRRGFDSLVQAGYGIAARCAGEGGVPGALPAQALDHGTGYLVAAGVLRALAEGGGCGLRFSLAGTASWLVREVPGAGAGVPGYSAEPWLREAASGYGALRYAAGPLGDWGRGPSRWGTDEAAWLRR from the coding sequence ATGACGAATCAGGACGGTGCGACGGCGCAGGCGTGGCAAGCCCTTGGAGGGGCGGCCGAGTTGGCGGAGCGGGTGGGCTACCGGGGGCCGAGCGGGCTGGAGGGTCCCCTGCCGGTACGGGAGTTGGCGCGGGCCTGCGTCGGGGTGTGCGGGCTGGCGGCGGCCGAGCTGGCCGCCGTACGGGCCGGGGGCACCGCGCTGGACGCGGCTCCGGTCGCGGTGGACGAGGGGGCCGTGGCCACGGCGTTCGTCAGTGAGCGGCACCTGCGGGTGGAGGGCAGGGCGCCGGTGAGCTTCGCTCCGCTGTCGGGGTTCTGGCGGGCCGCCGACGGGTGGGTGCGCACTCACGCCAACTATCCGCACCACGAGGCGGCCCTGGTGCGCGCGCTCGGCGTGCCCGGGACCCCGGAGGCGGTACGGGAGGCGCTCGCCGGGCGGGGCGCGGTCCAGGCGCAGGAACTCGTCTACGCGCAGGGCGGTCTGGCCGTCGCCGTCGCGGAGGGGTACGGGGAGCCGCAGCCGCTGGTGGAGCGCGTACGGACGCCAGGGCGCGGCCGGGTGCTGGGGCCGGGCGCGCTGCCCGCGGCCGGGGTGCGGGTACTGGACCTGACCCGGGTCATCGCCGGGCCGGTCGCGACCAGGACGCTGGGGGTGATGGGCGCCGACGTGCTGCGGATCGACTCCCCGCGGCTGCCCGAGGCGGACGACGCGTACGCGGACACCGGCTTCGGGAAGCGGTCCGCGCTGCTGGACCTCGCGGACGCGGGGGACCGGGGCGTGCTGGAGGGGCTGCTCGAGGGCGCCGACGTGGTGGTGACGGGCTACCGGCCGGGGGCGCTGGAGCGGTTCGGGCTGGGCGCGGACGAGCTGCTGGAACGGTGGCCGGGGCTGGTGGTGGCGGAGCTGTGCGCGTGGGGGTGGCGCGGGCCGTGGGCGGGGCGGCGGGGCTTCGACTCACTGGTGCAGGCGGGGTACGGGATCGCCGCGCGGTGTGCGGGGGAGGGGGGCGTCCCGGGGGCGCTGCCGGCGCAGGCGCTGGACCACGGGACGGGTTACCTGGTGGCTGCGGGTGTGCTGAGGGCGCTGGCGGAGGGCGGCGGCTGCGGCCTGCGGTTCTCCCTGGCCGGGACGGCGTCGTGGCTGGTGCGGGAGGTCCCGGGGGCGGGGGCGGGAGTGCCGGGGTACTCGGCGGAGCCCTGGCTGCGGGAGGCGGCCTCGGGGTACGGGGCGCTGCGGTACGCGGCCGGCCCGCTCGGGGACTGGGGGCGGGGGCCGTCCCGGTGGGGCACGGACGAAGCCGCCTGGCTGCGCCGGTGA
- a CDS encoding exodeoxyribonuclease III — protein sequence MLTVTSVNVNGIRAAAKKGFVEWLAGSDADVVCLQEVRAEEGQIPAEAREPEGWHTVFAPAAAKGRAGVALYTRRAPERVQVGFGSDEFDTSGRYIEIDLPGVTVASLYLPSGEAGTEKQDEKYRFMGEFLTYLQALKARAAADGREVVVCGDWNICHQEADLKNWKTNRKNAGFLPEEREWLGKVYADAGYVDVVRALHPETEGPYSWWSYRGRAFDNDAGWRIDLQVTTPGLAAKAVKAFVERAETHPERWSDHAPVTVVYELGA from the coding sequence ATGCTCACTGTGACCTCCGTGAATGTGAATGGGATCCGCGCCGCCGCCAAGAAGGGGTTCGTGGAGTGGCTCGCCGGATCCGATGCCGACGTCGTCTGCCTGCAGGAGGTGCGGGCCGAGGAGGGGCAGATTCCGGCCGAGGCCAGGGAGCCCGAGGGCTGGCACACCGTGTTCGCGCCGGCCGCCGCCAAGGGGCGGGCCGGGGTCGCGCTGTACACGCGGCGGGCGCCCGAGCGGGTGCAGGTGGGCTTCGGGAGTGACGAGTTCGACACGAGCGGGCGTTACATCGAGATCGACCTGCCCGGGGTCACGGTCGCCAGCCTGTACCTGCCCTCCGGGGAGGCCGGCACCGAGAAGCAGGACGAGAAGTACCGGTTCATGGGGGAGTTCCTCACCTACCTCCAGGCGCTGAAGGCGCGGGCCGCCGCCGACGGGCGGGAGGTCGTGGTGTGCGGTGACTGGAACATCTGCCACCAGGAGGCCGACCTCAAGAACTGGAAGACCAACCGCAAGAACGCGGGCTTCCTGCCCGAGGAGCGGGAGTGGCTGGGGAAGGTGTACGCGGACGCCGGTTACGTCGACGTCGTGCGCGCGCTGCACCCGGAGACGGAGGGCCCGTACTCCTGGTGGTCCTACCGGGGCCGGGCCTTCGACAACGACGCCGGCTGGCGCATCGACCTCCAGGTCACGACCCCGGGGCTGGCCGCCAAGGCCGTGAAGGCCTTCGTCGAGCGCGCCGAGACGCACCCGGAGCGCTGGTCGGACCACGCGCCGGTGACCGTCGTCTACGAGCTGGGTGCTTGA
- a CDS encoding alpha/beta fold hydrolase, which produces MSRPAHVTAGRYAPPAAGRELLAVSADGARLHVEVHGPEGAPAVVLSHGWTCSTAFWAAQIRDLARDHRVIAYDQRGHGRSPAAAAYSTTALADDLAAVLGAALAPGERAIIAGHSMGGMTVMAAAGRPEFAEHAAAALLCSTGSSRLVAEATVLPLRPGRARTRTTRAVLGARAPLGPVTPVTRAVLKYATMGPGSAPDRVEACARIVHACPTGVRHAWSQVLAGLDLDAELARLTVPTAVIAGKDDRLTPVVHARWLAAALPNCVGLTELTGMGHMTPVEAPEAVTNAVRELTDRYLTAKTTEDEKEKTA; this is translated from the coding sequence ATGAGCCGGCCGGCGCACGTCACCGCCGGCCGGTACGCGCCCCCGGCCGCCGGCCGCGAACTGCTCGCCGTCTCCGCCGACGGGGCCCGGCTGCACGTGGAGGTGCACGGACCCGAAGGGGCCCCGGCGGTGGTGCTCTCCCACGGCTGGACCTGCTCCACCGCCTTCTGGGCGGCGCAGATACGGGACCTGGCGCGCGACCACCGGGTCATCGCCTACGACCAGCGCGGCCACGGCCGCAGCCCGGCGGCCGCCGCCTACAGCACCACCGCCCTCGCCGACGACCTGGCCGCCGTGCTGGGGGCCGCCCTCGCCCCCGGCGAGCGGGCCATCATCGCCGGGCACTCCATGGGCGGCATGACCGTCATGGCCGCCGCCGGCCGCCCCGAGTTCGCCGAGCACGCCGCGGCCGCCCTGTTGTGCAGCACCGGCAGCTCGCGGCTGGTCGCGGAGGCGACCGTGCTGCCACTGCGCCCCGGGCGCGCGAGGACCCGTACGACACGTGCCGTGCTCGGCGCCCGCGCCCCGCTCGGGCCCGTCACCCCCGTCACCCGCGCGGTGCTCAAGTACGCCACCATGGGCCCCGGCTCCGCGCCGGACCGGGTGGAGGCCTGCGCCCGTATCGTGCACGCCTGCCCCACCGGGGTGCGCCACGCCTGGTCCCAGGTGCTGGCCGGGCTGGACCTGGACGCCGAACTGGCCCGGCTGACCGTGCCCACCGCCGTCATCGCGGGCAAGGACGACCGGCTCACCCCGGTCGTGCACGCCCGGTGGCTCGCGGCCGCCCTGCCGAACTGCGTGGGCCTGACCGAACTCACCGGCATGGGCCACATGACTCCCGTCGAGGCGCCCGAGGCCGTCACCAACGCCGTGCGCGAGCTGACGGACCGGTACCTGACCGCCAAGACGACCGAGGACGAGAAGGAGAAGACCGCATGA
- a CDS encoding YwqG family protein — MIERMTYGSPEALSALAHQHLPSDVAARWVGLLRPAVRLETAAASDIAVGQIGGLPKLPAEVEWPSWEGHGPLSFIASVDCAMLPAGAVDITLPAEGTLSFFYFDGQLDDGEALVLAEDRESRAGARVLYTTADETCGERDAPAGLKPYPRVPLAARPGMTATEPWHPQVRDAFAPGAPLGNRYDHPVCGQDFLDAVWEFGDEAGHQIGGHAHSIQNPVEIEVAEAVTDGDVSWGDPALDKEIGNWVLLAQFDSDDAADMMWGDAGVLYWLIRPQDLAERRFDRAMFTWQCG, encoded by the coding sequence ATGATCGAGCGCATGACGTACGGATCCCCCGAAGCCCTGAGCGCCCTCGCCCACCAACACTTGCCCTCCGATGTCGCAGCGCGCTGGGTCGGCCTGCTCCGTCCGGCTGTCCGCTTGGAGACAGCCGCGGCCTCAGACATCGCCGTGGGCCAGATCGGTGGGTTGCCGAAGCTGCCGGCAGAAGTGGAGTGGCCGTCTTGGGAAGGCCATGGGCCGCTTTCGTTCATTGCCTCGGTGGACTGCGCCATGCTGCCCGCGGGCGCGGTGGACATCACGCTCCCGGCCGAGGGAACTCTCTCCTTCTTCTACTTCGATGGTCAGCTGGATGACGGCGAGGCTCTCGTACTGGCCGAGGATCGCGAAAGCCGGGCAGGAGCGCGCGTCCTCTACACAACCGCCGACGAGACGTGTGGTGAGCGTGACGCGCCCGCCGGCCTCAAGCCCTATCCCAGGGTTCCACTGGCCGCCCGGCCGGGTATGACCGCGACCGAGCCCTGGCATCCGCAGGTGCGTGACGCCTTTGCCCCCGGGGCTCCGTTGGGCAACCGGTACGACCATCCGGTGTGCGGGCAGGACTTCCTCGACGCGGTGTGGGAGTTCGGCGACGAGGCGGGCCACCAGATCGGCGGTCATGCCCACTCGATACAGAACCCGGTGGAGATCGAGGTCGCGGAAGCGGTCACGGATGGAGATGTGTCGTGGGGCGACCCGGCTCTCGACAAGGAGATCGGCAATTGGGTGCTGCTCGCTCAGTTCGACAGTGACGATGCCGCCGACATGATGTGGGGCGATGCCGGCGTCCTGTACTGGCTCATCCGCCCACAGGACCTGGCCGAGCGCCGCTTTGACCGAGCCATGTTCACCTGGCAGTGCGGCTGA